Proteins co-encoded in one Saprospira grandis genomic window:
- a CDS encoding TonB-dependent receptor, which translates to MSAAKQYLVLLLSFFSLAISAQTASLQGYLLDQKGRPIPFAGIGLLEQQKGSSTDESGYFQLSELAAGSFELQIQAIGYQSQTLMIELKENEVLELDSIFLKEDILGLEEVVVSGQLKESFLKNSPVKIQVYRAEYLEKTAAPTNLMQSLQLINGVQEVVGCGVCQTNSISINGLAGPYTAILIDGCPAYGNLASIYGLNGIPKNMIDRIEVIKGPNSTLYGSEAMAGVINIITKAPSKQPRISLDLMGTTHAEAYSNLALSQKFGKLNSTFGLQHAYLNRFEDSNQDGFGDNIAMDRLALFGKFTFDRPKNKKASLFAKYYYEDRRNGVEQYMKDRAYREIRGSDSIYGESIYTQRFELMGSYELPTNAPIRLDYSFSQHHQDSYYGADGYFAEQRIAYLNALYMSNLGPKHNLTAGLTARYQFYDDNSSVTPQADKQFIPGIWAQHEWKPHGEKWSLLSGLRLDYYEAHGLIPSPRLALKYEPRPYWKIRLNTGTGFRLVNLFAEDHAFVTGNRQLILAEKLAPERALSSSLNIQRIFNLGQGQGSIDLDAFYTHFTNAIIPNYEQANSIIYENLDGYAQSRGLALNLNYGLPSGLAINLGLNYLDAFEYRSNELDQKERQDLLFSPVFSGVFSLNYSYKPWNISAAYSANFTGPMQLPEVYDLDQNGQPLPQARSTKSKAFSIHNLQLNKQFPKAQIDIYLGLQNILDYRQAISPVSGYNDPNALPGFSEYFDAAYAYSPLHGREFYLGLRWNFQ; encoded by the coding sequence ATGTCAGCTGCAAAGCAGTACTTAGTTTTACTTCTATCCTTCTTCAGCCTAGCTATTTCCGCCCAGACGGCTAGTCTTCAAGGTTATTTATTGGACCAAAAAGGGCGGCCGATTCCCTTTGCGGGTATTGGTCTGCTCGAGCAGCAAAAAGGCAGCTCAACAGATGAATCGGGTTACTTTCAGCTTAGTGAATTAGCTGCGGGAAGCTTTGAGTTGCAAATTCAAGCCATTGGTTATCAGTCGCAGACGCTTATGATTGAGCTCAAGGAGAATGAAGTCCTTGAGCTAGACAGTATTTTTTTAAAAGAGGATATTTTGGGCCTAGAGGAAGTGGTGGTTTCGGGCCAACTCAAAGAGAGCTTTCTAAAAAACTCTCCGGTAAAAATCCAGGTTTATCGGGCAGAATACCTAGAGAAAACGGCTGCACCGACTAACCTCATGCAGTCGCTACAGCTCATTAATGGTGTACAAGAGGTGGTTGGCTGTGGCGTTTGTCAGACCAACTCGATTAGTATTAACGGCTTGGCTGGGCCCTATACGGCCATTTTGATAGATGGCTGTCCCGCCTATGGTAATTTGGCTTCTATTTATGGGTTGAATGGCATTCCCAAAAATATGATTGACCGCATTGAGGTCATTAAGGGGCCCAACTCGACGCTTTATGGCTCGGAGGCTATGGCTGGGGTCATTAACATTATTACCAAAGCGCCGAGCAAGCAGCCAAGGATTTCTTTAGACCTCATGGGGACCACTCATGCCGAGGCCTACTCCAATTTGGCCCTATCGCAGAAGTTTGGAAAACTAAACAGTACTTTTGGCCTACAACATGCCTACCTCAACCGATTTGAGGATAGCAACCAAGACGGCTTTGGGGATAATATTGCCATGGACCGCCTTGCTCTTTTTGGAAAATTTACCTTTGATCGGCCCAAAAACAAAAAGGCCAGCCTTTTTGCCAAATACTACTATGAAGACCGCCGAAATGGCGTAGAACAATACATGAAAGATCGAGCCTATCGAGAAATTCGGGGTAGCGACTCTATTTATGGTGAGAGCATTTATACCCAACGCTTTGAGCTGATGGGCAGCTATGAACTTCCGACAAATGCCCCTATCCGACTCGATTATAGTTTTAGCCAGCATCATCAGGATAGCTACTATGGGGCAGATGGTTATTTTGCCGAGCAGCGCATTGCCTACCTCAATGCCCTTTATATGTCCAATTTGGGCCCAAAACATAATTTAACAGCTGGTTTGACGGCCAGATATCAATTTTATGACGACAATAGCTCGGTGACGCCTCAGGCAGATAAGCAATTTATTCCAGGCATTTGGGCACAGCACGAATGGAAACCCCATGGCGAAAAATGGAGTCTGCTCAGCGGCCTTCGGCTTGATTATTATGAGGCCCATGGCCTCATCCCCTCGCCTAGGCTGGCCCTAAAATACGAGCCTCGCCCCTACTGGAAAATTCGCTTGAATACGGGAACGGGCTTTCGTTTGGTCAACCTTTTTGCCGAAGACCACGCCTTTGTTACAGGCAACCGACAACTGATTTTGGCCGAAAAACTAGCGCCAGAAAGGGCCCTTAGCAGCAGCCTGAATATCCAACGCATATTTAATTTGGGCCAAGGGCAGGGAAGCATTGATTTGGATGCCTTTTACACGCATTTTACCAATGCCATTATCCCCAATTATGAGCAGGCCAATAGCATTATTTATGAAAACCTAGATGGCTATGCCCAAAGCCGAGGACTCGCCCTGAACCTCAACTACGGCCTGCCTTCGGGGCTGGCAATTAACCTAGGCCTCAACTATCTCGATGCCTTTGAATACCGCAGCAATGAACTGGACCAAAAAGAACGACAGGACCTCCTCTTTAGTCCTGTTTTTTCTGGCGTTTTCAGCCTCAACTACAGCTATAAGCCTTGGAATATATCGGCCGCTTATTCGGCTAATTTCACGGGCCCCATGCAGCTGCCCGAGGTCTATGATCTGGACCAAAATGGCCAGCCCCTCCCCCAAGCTCGCAGCACAAAATCAAAGGCCTTTAGTATTCATAATTTGCAGCTGAACAAACAATTTCCCAAAGCCCAAATCGATATCTATTTGGGGCTGCAAAACATATTGGACTATCGCCAGGCCATTTCTCCTGTTTCGGGCTACAACGACCCCAATGCCCTGCCTGGCTTTAGCGAATACTTTGATGCGGCCTATGCCTATAGCCCTTTGCATGGCCGAGAGTTTTATCTGGGCCTTCGCTGGAATTTTCAATAA
- a CDS encoding TerB family tellurite resistance protein — MEITYDLIKPIILEEKAENSTMVCKFQVEGEVFEGKGTIRIDSKDTGSKVKNMVRRTVMSRMRSSLMRMVRGAVGGGMAGNIASMAGNEVVRANTSHNSFSAAEKKAAVVKAFERVAFNFYYDEDSRSWKIARRLSEFEKRLKATPLSSAYDKKTLARMLIEMAKADGQIAAEEKEFFQSFLDDDTGSFAQVMREAPLSRVELEELSAEGRENIFMITVAVALSDKDFDQSEKDKLYEYAEMMSFEEKKRDDLIKLAQDYTIENAIHASGNMSREEVYQFADQIGMDRSEAERAQIRMSKRLG, encoded by the coding sequence ATGGAAATTACTTATGACTTAATCAAGCCGATTATCCTAGAAGAAAAGGCTGAAAATAGCACCATGGTTTGCAAATTCCAAGTAGAAGGCGAGGTCTTTGAAGGAAAAGGAACCATTCGTATTGACTCAAAAGACACCGGTAGCAAGGTAAAAAATATGGTCCGTCGTACCGTGATGAGCCGTATGCGCTCTTCTTTGATGCGTATGGTCCGTGGCGCTGTTGGTGGCGGTATGGCAGGTAACATTGCCTCTATGGCCGGTAACGAAGTAGTGCGTGCCAACACCTCTCACAATAGCTTTTCGGCTGCCGAGAAAAAGGCCGCTGTAGTAAAAGCCTTTGAGCGTGTGGCTTTCAATTTTTACTATGATGAGGACAGCAGAAGCTGGAAAATTGCTCGTCGTTTGTCTGAGTTTGAAAAGCGCCTAAAAGCAACGCCTCTATCTTCTGCCTACGACAAGAAAACCTTGGCCCGTATGCTTATTGAAATGGCAAAAGCCGATGGCCAAATTGCTGCCGAAGAAAAAGAATTCTTCCAGAGCTTTTTGGATGATGATACCGGTAGCTTTGCTCAGGTAATGCGTGAAGCCCCCCTATCTAGAGTAGAATTGGAAGAGCTATCTGCGGAAGGTCGCGAAAATATTTTCATGATTACGGTAGCCGTAGCCCTTTCTGATAAGGACTTTGACCAATCTGAAAAAGATAAGCTCTACGAATATGCCGAAATGATGAGCTTTGAAGAGAAAAAGCGCGATGATCTCATCAAATTGGCCCAAGATTATACCATCGAAAATGCGATTCATGCCTCTGGCAATATGTCTCGCGAAGAAGTATATCAGTTTGCTGACCAAATTGGAATGGACCGCTCTGAGGCCGAACGTGCACAAATCCGCATGTCTAAGCGCCTAGGCTAA